The proteins below are encoded in one region of Aeromonas veronii:
- the treB gene encoding PTS trehalose transporter subunit IIBC, with amino-acid sequence MSKINAQHLAQLIDKIGGKENIATVSHCLTRLRFVLNDPAKADSKAIETIPAVKGSFTQGGQFQVVIGNEVEQWYKALTEEIGVSGGSKDAAKLAARQNMNPLERGISHLAEIFVPLLPAIITGGLILGFRNVIGDIKMFDDGTHTLTEISQFWAQVHAFLWLLGEAIFHFLPVGVCWSAVKKMGGSEILGIVLGITLVSPQLMNAYGIGQQTPEVWDFGLFVIQKVGYQAQVIPALLAGVFLAWVETSLKRIIPAYLYLVIVPFISLLLAVIVAHALIGPFGRWIGEGVGFAAKAAMTGSFAPIGAALFGFLYAPLVITGIHHTTNAVDLQLMQSMGGTPIWPLIALSNIAQASAVVGIILISRKENEREISVPAAISAYLGVTEPAMYGINLKYKFPMLCAMVGSSAAALICGFAGVMANGIGVGGLPGILSIQPQYWGIYAIAMLVAIVVPAVLTLLVYKRQQAAGKLELAAA; translated from the coding sequence ATCAACGCACAACATCTGGCCCAGCTCATCGACAAGATCGGCGGCAAGGAGAACATCGCCACCGTCAGCCATTGCCTGACCCGGCTGCGCTTCGTGCTCAATGACCCGGCCAAGGCCGATTCCAAGGCCATCGAGACCATACCGGCAGTGAAGGGCAGCTTCACCCAGGGTGGCCAGTTCCAGGTGGTCATCGGCAACGAGGTGGAGCAGTGGTACAAGGCGCTCACCGAGGAGATCGGCGTGAGCGGCGGCAGCAAAGACGCCGCCAAGCTGGCGGCACGCCAGAACATGAATCCGCTGGAGCGCGGCATCTCCCATCTGGCGGAGATCTTCGTCCCCCTCTTGCCCGCCATCATCACCGGCGGTCTGATCCTGGGCTTTCGCAACGTCATCGGCGACATCAAGATGTTCGATGACGGCACCCACACCCTCACCGAGATCAGCCAGTTCTGGGCCCAGGTCCACGCCTTCCTCTGGCTGCTGGGCGAGGCCATCTTCCACTTCCTGCCGGTCGGCGTCTGCTGGTCTGCAGTCAAGAAGATGGGCGGCTCCGAGATCCTCGGGATCGTGCTGGGGATCACCCTCGTCTCACCCCAACTGATGAACGCCTACGGCATCGGCCAGCAGACCCCGGAAGTGTGGGACTTCGGCCTCTTCGTCATCCAGAAGGTCGGCTACCAGGCCCAGGTCATCCCGGCCCTGCTGGCAGGGGTCTTCCTCGCCTGGGTTGAGACCAGCCTCAAGCGCATCATCCCGGCCTATCTCTATCTGGTCATCGTGCCCTTCATCTCCCTGCTGCTGGCGGTGATCGTCGCACATGCCCTGATCGGCCCCTTCGGTCGCTGGATTGGTGAAGGCGTCGGCTTCGCCGCCAAGGCCGCCATGACGGGCTCCTTCGCCCCCATCGGCGCGGCCCTGTTCGGCTTCCTCTATGCGCCCCTGGTCATCACAGGTATCCACCACACCACCAACGCGGTGGATCTGCAGCTGATGCAGAGCATGGGCGGTACCCCGATCTGGCCGCTGATCGCCCTCTCCAACATCGCCCAGGCTTCTGCGGTCGTCGGTATCATCCTGATCAGCCGCAAGGAGAACGAGCGCGAGATCTCGGTGCCTGCCGCCATCTCCGCCTACCTCGGGGTGACGGAACCAGCCATGTACGGCATCAACCTGAAATACAAGTTCCCCATGCTGTGCGCCATGGTGGGATCGAGCGCGGCCGCTCTCATCTGCGGCTTCGCCGGGGTGATGGCCAACGGCATCGGGGTCGGTGGCCTGCCGGGCATCCTCTCCATCCAGCCGCAATACTGGGGCATCTACGCCATCGCCATGCTGGTGGCCATCGTGGTCCCCGCCGTGCTGACCCTGCTGGTCTACAAGCGCCAACAGGCTGCTGGCAAGCTGGAACTGGCCGCAGCCTGA
- the treC gene encoding alpha,alpha-phosphotrehalase: protein MSQTPWWQSATIYQIYPKSFQDSCARGTGDLKGIMARLDYLKTLGVDALWLTPVYVSPQVDNGYDIADYLNIDPAYGTMADFEALLAAAHERDIRIVMDIVVNHTSTEHAWFKSALGNKQSPYRDYYIWKDPVGGGVPNNWISKFGGSAWELDSATGQYYLHLFAREQADLNWENPAVRAEVKKIIHFWADKGIDGFRLDVINLISKDLRFPNDEHGDGRRFYTDGPRIHEFLQDVSRDVFAPVGAMTVGEMSSTSLEHCQRYGALDGSELSMVFNFHHLKVDYPNGDKWTKAPFDFLELKRIFNHWQSGMHGKAWSALFWCNHDQPRIVSRFGDEGEHRVVAAKMLATTLHGLQGTPYIYQGEEIGMTNPGYGSIDDYQDVESRNIFAIKQAEGMSEAEILAILGAKSRDNARTPMQWSDAPNAGFTQGTPWLKPAANYPAINAEAALADADSVFWHYRDLIALRKAHPIFTLGDYQELLPGHPRLWAYARHWQGKALLVVSNFYGEAVDFALPGGLPTGNGQRLLGNYPDSPAQPQSCTLRPYESVIWLME from the coding sequence ATGAGCCAGACACCCTGGTGGCAGAGCGCCACGATTTACCAGATCTACCCCAAGAGTTTTCAGGACAGCTGTGCCCGTGGCACCGGTGACCTCAAGGGGATCATGGCCCGCCTCGATTACCTCAAGACCCTCGGCGTCGACGCTCTCTGGCTAACCCCTGTCTACGTCTCCCCCCAGGTAGACAACGGCTACGACATCGCCGACTACCTCAATATCGATCCCGCCTACGGCACCATGGCGGACTTCGAAGCCCTGCTGGCGGCGGCCCACGAGCGCGACATCCGCATCGTCATGGACATCGTCGTCAACCACACCTCCACCGAGCACGCCTGGTTCAAGTCGGCACTGGGAAACAAGCAGAGCCCCTATCGCGACTACTACATCTGGAAAGATCCGGTGGGCGGCGGCGTACCGAACAACTGGATTTCCAAATTTGGCGGCAGCGCCTGGGAGCTTGATAGCGCCACCGGCCAGTACTACCTGCACCTGTTTGCCCGCGAGCAGGCGGACCTCAACTGGGAAAACCCGGCGGTGCGGGCTGAAGTGAAGAAGATCATCCACTTCTGGGCCGACAAAGGCATAGACGGCTTTCGCCTTGACGTCATCAACCTCATCTCCAAGGATCTGCGCTTCCCGAACGATGAACACGGCGATGGCCGCCGCTTCTACACCGACGGGCCGCGCATCCACGAATTCCTGCAGGATGTGAGCCGCGACGTGTTCGCCCCCGTGGGCGCCATGACGGTGGGGGAGATGTCCTCCACCTCCCTGGAGCACTGCCAGCGCTACGGCGCGCTGGATGGCTCCGAGCTCTCCATGGTGTTCAACTTCCACCACCTGAAAGTCGATTACCCGAACGGGGACAAGTGGACCAAGGCACCGTTCGATTTCCTCGAGCTCAAGCGCATCTTCAACCACTGGCAAAGCGGCATGCACGGCAAGGCCTGGTCGGCGCTGTTCTGGTGCAACCACGATCAGCCGCGCATCGTCTCCCGCTTCGGCGACGAAGGGGAGCATCGCGTGGTGGCCGCCAAGATGCTGGCCACCACCCTGCACGGCCTGCAAGGCACCCCCTACATCTATCAGGGGGAGGAGATCGGCATGACCAATCCGGGTTATGGCAGCATCGACGACTACCAGGATGTGGAGAGCCGCAACATCTTCGCCATCAAGCAGGCCGAGGGCATGAGCGAAGCCGAGATCCTCGCCATCCTGGGGGCCAAGTCGCGGGATAACGCCCGCACGCCCATGCAGTGGAGCGATGCCCCCAACGCCGGTTTCACCCAGGGCACGCCCTGGCTCAAGCCCGCCGCCAACTACCCGGCAATCAACGCAGAGGCCGCCCTGGCGGACGCCGATTCGGTGTTCTGGCACTACCGGGATCTCATCGCCCTGCGCAAGGCCCACCCCATCTTCACCCTGGGAGATTATCAGGAGCTGCTGCCGGGCCACCCGCGCCTCTGGGCCTACGCCCGTCACTGGCAAGGCAAGGCACTGCTGGTCGTGAGCAACTTCTATGGCGAAGCGGTCGACTTTGCCCTCCCCGGCGGCCTGCCGACCGGCAATGGGCAACGGCTCCTTGGCAACTACCCGGACAGCCCGGCACAGCCGCAATCCTGCACGCTGCGCCCCTATGAGTCAGTTATCTGGCTGATGGAATGA
- a CDS encoding EamA family transporter — MQPNSPALSSLLAVLLAMLSITLGASLAKSLFPLLGAAGTTLFRLGCAALLLSLVFRIWQAPLERRTLLMAIPYGLSLGAMNLLFYLAIERIPLGVALAIEFIGPLTVALLNSRHREDFIWLALAIAGLLLLLPLRAAEQAIDPLGAALALGAGVFWGLYMLTGKRAGALLGPQAPALGMWVGTLLVLPFGLGGASEASFTLPLVLTIAGVGLLSSAIPYSLEMFALRRLPLKSYGILTSGEPAMGALMGLLLLGEQLPPSQWLGIAAIIAASMGTTWHGGRRRANPVRKGE; from the coding sequence ATGCAGCCAAACAGCCCCGCCCTCTCCTCCCTGCTGGCCGTCCTGCTCGCCATGCTGTCAATCACCCTGGGCGCCTCCCTGGCCAAGTCGCTGTTTCCCCTGCTGGGGGCCGCCGGCACCACATTATTCCGGCTGGGGTGTGCCGCCCTCCTTCTGTCTCTGGTGTTTCGTATCTGGCAAGCGCCCCTCGAGAGGCGCACCCTGCTGATGGCCATCCCTTACGGACTCTCGCTTGGGGCCATGAACCTGCTCTTCTACCTGGCCATTGAGCGCATCCCCCTCGGCGTGGCGCTGGCCATCGAGTTCATCGGCCCGTTGACGGTGGCGCTGCTCAACTCCCGCCACCGGGAAGACTTCATCTGGCTGGCACTGGCCATCGCCGGACTGCTGCTGCTCCTGCCCCTGCGGGCGGCCGAACAGGCCATCGATCCCCTGGGGGCCGCCCTGGCCCTCGGTGCCGGCGTGTTCTGGGGACTCTATATGCTGACCGGCAAGCGGGCAGGTGCCTTGCTGGGGCCCCAGGCGCCGGCTCTTGGCATGTGGGTGGGCACCCTGCTGGTGCTGCCCTTCGGCCTCGGCGGGGCGAGCGAGGCCAGCTTCACCCTCCCCCTGGTGTTGACCATAGCGGGGGTGGGGCTGCTCTCGAGTGCCATCCCCTACTCCCTCGAGATGTTCGCCCTGCGCCGGTTGCCGCTCAAGAGCTACGGCATCCTGACCAGTGGCGAACCAGCCATGGGCGCCCTGATGGGATTGTTGCTACTGGGGGAGCAACTGCCTCCGTCCCAGTGGCTGGGAATAGCCGCCATCATAGCCGCGTCGATGGGCACCACCTGGCATGGGGGACGACGACGCGCCAACCCGGTCAGAAAGGGTGAGTGA
- a CDS encoding Yip1 family protein encodes MILNHLWGLYAHPHTEWHTIDERHDSFRNSLTHILLVALIPSVCAYYSAVHIGWSIGVGEPIRLTADSAFVLSVAMYLALIVGVFALSYLVHWMGHTFGADPSYTTSLELAAYTSTPLFMVGFSAFFPHLWFVMIIGLIGLSYSVYLLYIGVPILMHITKEQGFIYASSVVTVGLVLLVCVLASTAILWGSGFGPVFMH; translated from the coding sequence ATGATATTGAATCACTTATGGGGATTGTATGCCCATCCTCACACCGAATGGCATACCATAGACGAGCGGCACGACAGCTTCAGAAACAGCCTGACCCACATCCTGCTCGTGGCCCTTATCCCATCAGTCTGCGCTTACTATTCCGCCGTCCACATCGGCTGGAGCATCGGGGTCGGCGAACCCATCCGGCTGACCGCGGACAGCGCCTTCGTGCTGTCGGTGGCCATGTATCTCGCCCTCATCGTCGGCGTCTTCGCCCTCTCCTACCTGGTGCACTGGATGGGTCACACCTTCGGGGCCGATCCCAGTTACACCACCTCCCTCGAACTTGCGGCCTATACCTCGACGCCCCTGTTCATGGTCGGCTTCTCCGCCTTCTTCCCCCATCTCTGGTTCGTGATGATCATCGGTCTCATCGGCCTCAGTTACTCCGTCTATCTGCTCTATATCGGGGTTCCCATCCTGATGCACATCACCAAGGAGCAGGGCTTCATCTATGCGAGCTCTGTGGTCACCGTGGGGCTGGTGTTGCTGGTCTGCGTGCTGGCGAGCACCGCCATCCTCTGGGGATCCGGTTTCGGACCCGTCTTCATGCATTAG
- a CDS encoding Lrp/AsnC family transcriptional regulator, whose product MTDKFDLLILSELQQDARLPIPELAHRVGLSAPACYRRVRELRETGLIEREVALVAPATMGWPITMLVLVTLERDHGRIVDEMIASLQREPEVMDLWYVTGEQDFVLQVAARDMQSYEQFTRRVLHAREQVRSFKTLVVMGQHKRCGALLPG is encoded by the coding sequence GTGACCGACAAATTTGATCTGCTCATCCTGTCCGAGCTGCAGCAGGATGCCCGTCTGCCCATTCCCGAGCTGGCCCACAGGGTCGGTCTTTCCGCCCCTGCCTGTTACCGCCGTGTCCGGGAGCTGCGGGAGACTGGCCTCATCGAACGGGAGGTGGCACTGGTGGCCCCGGCCACCATGGGCTGGCCTATCACCATGCTGGTGCTGGTGACCCTGGAGCGGGATCACGGCCGCATCGTCGATGAGATGATCGCCAGCCTGCAGCGGGAACCCGAGGTGATGGATCTCTGGTACGTGACGGGTGAACAGGACTTCGTGCTGCAGGTCGCCGCGCGGGACATGCAGAGTTACGAGCAGTTCACCCGGCGGGTGCTCCATGCCAGAGAGCAGGTGCGCAGCTTCAAGACCCTGGTCGTCATGGGGCAGCACAAGCGTTGCGGCGCCTTGCTGCCCGGCTGA
- a CDS encoding sugar O-acetyltransferase: MNSKIAFEPNKTPQKRNPEWLKMVAGEDYDAADPDLKAARERCRSLYHRFNTLWQEKPEQDALLWALLGGRGKACAINPPFFCDYGANIFVGENFYANVNCTILDVCEVHIGDNVLLAPGVQIYTAAHPIAVVPRVAGVEFGKPVRIGNNVWIGGSTVICPGVTIGDNSVIGAGSVVTKDIPAGVVAVGNPCKVLRPMTAEELAGGQPG; this comes from the coding sequence ATGAATTCAAAAATCGCATTTGAGCCAAATAAAACACCACAAAAACGGAATCCAGAATGGCTGAAGATGGTGGCCGGCGAGGACTATGACGCTGCCGACCCCGATCTCAAGGCGGCGCGAGAGCGCTGCCGCAGCCTCTACCACAGGTTCAACACCCTCTGGCAGGAGAAGCCCGAGCAGGATGCCCTGCTCTGGGCCCTGCTCGGTGGTCGTGGCAAGGCGTGTGCCATCAACCCGCCCTTCTTCTGCGACTATGGCGCCAACATCTTCGTCGGCGAAAACTTCTACGCCAACGTCAATTGCACCATCCTGGATGTGTGCGAGGTGCATATCGGCGACAACGTGCTGCTGGCGCCCGGGGTGCAGATCTACACCGCCGCCCACCCCATTGCCGTCGTTCCCCGGGTGGCCGGGGTCGAGTTCGGCAAACCGGTGCGCATCGGCAACAACGTCTGGATAGGTGGCAGCACCGTCATCTGCCCCGGCGTCACCATAGGGGACAACAGCGTGATTGGCGCGGGTTCCGTGGTGACCAAGGACATTCCGGCGGGCGTGGTCGCGGTGGGCAACCCTTGCAAGGTGCTGCGTCCCATGACGGCGGAGGAGCTGGCGGGCGGGCAGCCCGGCTGA
- a CDS encoding potassium channel family protein, with translation MNATELWQLSPEQFNEWRRENDYPLIWELLTASLPHFDDWMSEQKIDKAVIFQIGIARFISSRCVQSLCVYMSDDKIRLYETASSALESLRKSGLIRSESRFEPYLMWLAGKHGKDQAKRVQSLLSVSENNKGEAQVLGEHRLLNIGGVTLQSPIISGRLLDFTCLDELSLDGAVNNSKVYLWHCSAKGVRVNGGIIGLDLFDSLLWDHRAWAKKRELALEDGVFQDFTIECEEIRFHSSRAVLKNFNVSAKNFDATMEHTNLDKVQVSYNENGRIDHSEASKLYRNAKRLFSSVGDTVDAGECYYQEKLHEMRSLASPKELYKDSWLRSGPLKKGMLSLLCYLKCASKFISFITWGFGERPIRSLLMSMGVILLATLTYFLAPESVTHGHLGRSLYFSIVTFVTLGYGDISQTSSPLQLLSAIEAFSGMFLTGLFLAGFASKTKQY, from the coding sequence ATGAACGCAACCGAGCTTTGGCAGCTCTCTCCCGAGCAGTTCAACGAATGGCGCCGGGAGAATGACTATCCCCTGATCTGGGAACTGCTGACGGCCTCGTTGCCCCATTTTGACGATTGGATGAGCGAGCAGAAGATAGACAAGGCGGTCATCTTCCAGATCGGCATTGCCCGCTTCATCAGCTCCCGCTGTGTACAGAGCCTCTGCGTCTACATGAGTGACGACAAGATCCGTCTGTACGAGACCGCCTCCAGTGCGCTGGAGTCCCTGCGCAAGAGCGGGCTCATCCGCTCCGAATCCCGTTTCGAACCCTACCTCATGTGGCTGGCCGGCAAGCATGGCAAGGATCAGGCGAAGCGGGTGCAGAGCCTGCTGTCGGTCTCCGAGAACAACAAGGGGGAGGCGCAGGTGCTTGGCGAGCATCGTCTACTCAATATCGGAGGCGTCACCCTGCAGAGTCCCATCATCTCGGGACGGCTGCTCGACTTCACCTGTCTCGACGAGCTCTCTCTGGATGGTGCGGTCAACAACTCCAAGGTCTATCTGTGGCACTGCTCGGCCAAGGGGGTCAGGGTCAACGGCGGCATCATAGGGTTGGATCTGTTCGATTCCCTGCTGTGGGACCACAGGGCCTGGGCCAAGAAGCGGGAGCTGGCGCTGGAGGACGGGGTGTTTCAGGACTTTACCATCGAGTGCGAGGAGATCCGTTTCCACTCGTCCCGGGCCGTGCTGAAGAACTTCAACGTCAGCGCCAAGAACTTCGATGCCACCATGGAGCACACCAATCTGGACAAGGTGCAGGTCAGCTACAACGAGAATGGCCGGATCGACCACAGCGAGGCGAGCAAGCTGTACCGCAATGCCAAGCGGCTCTTCTCCAGCGTGGGGGATACGGTCGATGCCGGAGAGTGCTACTACCAGGAGAAGCTGCACGAGATGCGATCCCTGGCGAGCCCGAAGGAGCTCTACAAGGACAGCTGGCTGCGCAGCGGCCCGCTTAAGAAAGGGATGCTCTCCCTGCTCTGCTATCTGAAATGTGCCTCCAAGTTCATCAGCTTCATCACCTGGGGTTTTGGGGAACGGCCCATCCGCAGCCTGCTGATGTCCATGGGGGTGATCCTGCTGGCGACCCTGACCTACTTCCTGGCGCCGGAGTCCGTCACCCACGGCCACCTCGGTCGTTCGCTCTATTTCAGCATCGTCACCTTCGTGACCCTGGGTTACGGGGACATCTCCCAGACTTCGTCGCCACTCCAGCTGCTGTCGGCCATAGAGGCGTTCAGCGGCATGTTCCTGACCGGTCTCTTCCTCGCGGGCTTCGCGTCGAAAACCAAGCAATATTGA